One window of the Rhizobium sp. ARZ01 genome contains the following:
- the fba gene encoding class II fructose-bisphosphate aldolase (catalyzes the reversible aldol condensation of dihydroxyacetonephosphate and glyceraldehyde 3-phosphate in the Calvin cycle, glycolysis, and/or gluconeogenesis), with the protein MALITMRQLLDHAAENDYALPAFNVNNLEYIQAVMRAADATDSPVILQASRGARAYAGDAFLRHLILGAAEEYPHIPVCLHLDHGDQPSTCISAITNGFTSVMMDGSLLADGKTVSSYEYNVDVTAEVVKIAHAAGVSVEGELGCLGNLETGAGDKEDGHGFEGKLSREELLTDPDQALDFVSKTGVDALAVAIGTSHGAYKFTREPDGEILSIETIAKINKKLPNTHLVMHGSSSVPKDLQDLFNSYGGKMKPTWGVPVAEIQKAIPLGVRKVNIDTDLRLAMTGTIRKNFTESPENFDPRNYLKPATALMTEVCKERFEAFRTAGKASKIRAKRLAEMAKFYASAK; encoded by the coding sequence ATGGCGTTGATTACCATGCGGCAGTTGCTCGATCATGCTGCTGAGAATGATTACGCGCTGCCCGCGTTCAACGTGAACAATCTGGAATACATTCAGGCTGTCATGCGCGCAGCCGACGCAACGGATTCGCCGGTGATCCTCCAGGCAAGCCGCGGTGCGCGCGCCTATGCCGGCGATGCCTTCCTGCGGCACCTGATCCTCGGCGCTGCGGAAGAGTATCCGCATATCCCGGTCTGCCTGCATCTCGACCATGGCGACCAGCCCTCTACCTGCATTTCGGCCATCACCAACGGCTTCACCTCGGTGATGATGGACGGCTCGCTGCTTGCCGACGGCAAGACGGTTTCGAGCTACGAGTACAATGTTGATGTCACGGCGGAAGTCGTGAAGATCGCACATGCGGCCGGGGTCTCGGTCGAAGGCGAACTCGGCTGTCTCGGCAATCTTGAGACCGGCGCCGGCGACAAGGAAGACGGTCACGGCTTCGAGGGCAAGCTGTCGCGCGAGGAACTGCTCACCGATCCCGATCAGGCGCTCGACTTCGTCAGCAAGACGGGCGTGGATGCGCTCGCCGTCGCCATCGGTACCAGCCATGGCGCCTACAAGTTCACCCGTGAGCCGGACGGCGAGATCCTGTCGATCGAAACGATCGCCAAGATCAACAAGAAGCTGCCGAACACGCATCTCGTCATGCACGGCTCCTCTTCCGTGCCGAAGGACCTGCAGGATCTGTTCAACAGCTATGGCGGCAAGATGAAGCCGACCTGGGGCGTGCCGGTCGCTGAGATCCAGAAGGCGATCCCGCTTGGCGTGCGCAAGGTCAATATCGACACCGACTTGCGCCTGGCCATGACAGGAACGATCCGCAAGAACTTCACCGAAAGCCCGGAAAACTTCGATCCGCGCAACTACCTCAAGCCCGCCACGGCGCTGATGACGGAAGTCTGCAAGGAGCGCTTCGAAGCCTTCCGCACCGCCGGCAAGGCCTCCAAGATCCGCGCCAAGCGGCTGGCGGAGATGGCGAAGTTCTACGCTTCGGCCAAGTAG
- a CDS encoding tyrosine-type recombinase/integrase — protein sequence MTDHDPKHAPLAKLVDDNGEPPVVTRATGRGTSLKTSRHLEDLVDRAHAYIDAASAINTRRAYASDWKHFSAWCRRLNLPPLPADPEVVGLYITACASGSSESGGKPKAVSTIERRLSSIAWNYAQRGLTLDRGDRAIATVMAGIRNKHAAPPRQKEAILPEDLIAMLETLDRGSLRGLRDRAILLLGYAGGFRRSEITGLDLGRDQTEDGRGWIEILAKGVLVTLRGKTGWREVEIGAGSTENTCPLTAVMTWIKYARLANGPLFRRVAGRGTTVGSERLHDQEVARLVKRTAVAAGVRGDLTENERKQRFAGHSLRAGLASSAEVDERHVQKQLGHTSAEMTRRYQRRRDRFRINLTKAAGL from the coding sequence ATGACCGACCACGACCCAAAGCATGCGCCCTTGGCGAAATTGGTTGATGACAACGGGGAACCGCCTGTCGTGACCCGCGCAACAGGCCGCGGAACGAGCTTGAAGACGTCCCGCCATCTCGAAGATCTGGTCGATCGCGCCCACGCCTATATCGATGCGGCAAGCGCCATCAACACCCGCCGTGCCTACGCGTCCGACTGGAAGCATTTCTCAGCATGGTGCCGGCGCCTGAACCTCCCTCCCCTCCCCGCGGATCCCGAAGTGGTTGGCCTGTACATCACCGCCTGCGCCTCCGGTTCGTCCGAGAGTGGCGGCAAACCGAAAGCCGTCTCGACAATCGAACGCCGCCTGTCCTCGATCGCCTGGAACTATGCGCAGCGCGGCTTGACCCTTGACCGAGGGGACCGCGCCATCGCCACCGTAATGGCCGGCATTCGCAACAAGCACGCCGCCCCGCCCCGCCAGAAGGAAGCGATCCTCCCTGAGGATCTGATCGCCATGCTGGAAACGCTTGATCGTGGCAGCCTCCGGGGCTTGCGCGACCGTGCCATACTTCTCCTGGGCTACGCCGGGGGTTTTCGTCGCTCCGAAATCACAGGCCTCGACCTCGGCCGTGACCAGACTGAGGACGGCCGTGGCTGGATCGAGATCCTCGCCAAAGGAGTTCTTGTGACACTGCGCGGCAAGACCGGTTGGCGCGAAGTGGAGATCGGGGCCGGCTCTACCGAGAATACCTGCCCGCTCACGGCGGTCATGACGTGGATCAAGTATGCCAGACTGGCGAACGGCCCCCTCTTCCGGCGTGTGGCAGGCCGAGGCACGACTGTCGGTTCGGAGCGGCTTCACGATCAGGAAGTGGCGAGGCTCGTCAAGCGCACCGCAGTTGCCGCCGGCGTCCGCGGCGATCTCACCGAAAACGAGCGCAAGCAGAGATTCGCCGGCCACTCCCTGCGAGCCGGGCTCGCCTCCTCCGCGGAAGTGGACGAGCGCCATGTGCAAAAACAGCTCGGGCACACCTCTGCCGAAATGACCCGTCGCTACCAACGGCGACGCGACCGCTTCCGCATAAATCTGACAAAAGCTGCGGGACTTTGA